TCACCGCCGAAGACGGCCGTGCTATTGGCGAGGAATGCCCTCATGTCATCGCCGCGGCTCCGGCTGTCGGCAAGTCGCTCGTGGTCCGCTGGGAGAGCAACAATACCACTACCGCAGTGACCGGGATGGCTGCCGAGGGCTTCCGCATCCGCAATATCCCATTTGCGAGCGGCCGCCCGTTTGATGCCGATGAAGACCGCACGCGCCGCCGTGTGGCGGTGATCGGCCCGACGGTAGCGAAGAACATCTTCGGCAGCTCCGACCCTGTCGGCCAGCAGATCCGCATCGGGCGCGTGCCGTTTGAAGTCATCGGCATTACCCGCCCGCGCGGCATTGACGCCAATGGCATGGATCAGGATGACATCGTTCTTGTACCCCTCGAGACTGCCATGCGCCGCCTGTTCAACGTTCCCTACATCCAGACCATTTACATCCAGGCGCGTGGCAGCCAGTGGATGAATCAGGTCGAGCGTGAAGTGCAGGCGCTTTTGCGTGAGCGCCAGCATTTGACGGAAGGGCGCCCGGACACTTTCACCATCCAGAATCAGACGACCCTGCTGAAAACCGAGCGCGATACTGCGCGCGCGATGACGCTGCTCATCGGCAGCGTGGCGGGCATTGCGCTGCTGGTGGGGGGCGTGGGCATTCTGGCGGTCATGCTCATCTCCGTCCGGGAACGCACGCGCGAAATCGGCTTGCGCCGGGCCCTGGGCGCCAGGCCGCACGATATCACGGTTCAGTTTCTCGTTGAGGCTGCCCTGCTGAGCGGAATCGGTGGCATCCTCGGCGTCTGGGCTGGCATCGCCGCCACGCGCGTCGCTGCGGTTTTTGGATTCTGGGAGACCCTGATATCCTGGCCGGCGGCGGCCATCGCTTTTGCGTTTTCGATCACGGTGGGCGTCATCTTCGGCATCTACCCTGCCTTGCGCGCATCCCGTCTCGAACCGATCCAAGCCCTGAAATCCGAATAACGCCGTTCCCCTTGCCTGGCTCCGGTCGACATTCCGATGAAAGCAAGATACAGTCTGCGGTAGCAGGTGTGGAGAGGAGCCTTGGTTGCCATGGGTTCACACTCCCTGCGCCTCGACACGGGAGGGAATGCCATGCACGCCATTTGGAATGACATGTTTACGTTGGGGGTCCCGGTCGCTGAGAAGGTGCTGCGGCCGGTCCTTGTCTACGTTTTTCTGATTGTCGGCCTTCGGCTTTCCGGCAAGCGGGAGCTGGCGCAGTTGAATCCGTTCGACCTCGTCGTTCTGCTCACACTTTCCAATACCGTTCAGAACGCGATCATCGGGAATGATAATTCGGTCGCGGGCGGACTGATCGGAGCGGCCACGCTTCTCCTCCTGAATTATGTGGTGGTCAGGTTTCTGTTTACTCACCAGAAGCTGGACCGCCTGGTCGAGGGAGAGTCCGACGTCCTGATCGAGGGGGGCGTGATTCATGAAGAACGGATGAAGCAGGAACTCCTCACTCGTGCCGAGCTGGAAACGGCAGCTCACCGTCAGGGATTTTCCGGCTTGCAGGAGATTGAGCGCGCCGTGATCGATCCCGGCGGAACCATTTTCTTCATCGGCAGGAAACCTTCGCCTGAAGAGCTTCAACAGAAGGCTCTCACGGACCGCCTCGACGCCATCACCCGCCAGCTGACGGAAATTCGTGAACGCCTCATCGCCCACCCTTGAACTGCTGGATCGGGGCCGGACCGCCGCAAAATATTTGGCGCTAACCTATGCGCCTGTAGAAAGAGTCGATCAAGATCTTTCAGTTCGGCCGCGTCTCCCTGCACAGTCGGCGACTCGTCGCCGATTTCTTTGGCGGCCTTGCCGAGCGTCTTCTCATCGCGAATTCGCACACGGCGAACCTGGGGGGTAGTAAGAGCAACTAGCAGCCGTCGTCGTTCAGCGAACAGCAACACATCAAGCACGGGTGCCTGGCTACGCGTACCGGAAGGTCTCGGCCGCTTGAACTCGGGCTCTACCGACTTTAGCCGCCAGCAATAGCCCCAAAGATAAGAAAGGGCTCCGCGCCCGTGGCAACCGCGTCGGGGAGCGGGGTGTCGGGCAGTTCGTTGGACAGATCCTGCTCGCAGGCGTACAAACGCAAGAACGGCCGGCGCTTTTGCGTGACGTGGTCGCGGATCGTCCCCCGCAGCACCGGATAGCGAGCTTCGAGGGCATCGAGAACCGATCGCTGTGTCACCGGACCCGTGACCTCGAGTTTCACCTCGCCGTCCAGGCGCGCGAGCGTTCGCAGATGAAAGGGGAGCACGACCCGAATCATGGCAGCGTCTGGACCTCGACGGACAATACGGCGGGAAGATCCCGGACGATGGGCGCCCAGTTGTCCCCGGCGTTGTTCGATGCGTACACCTGCCCGCCGGTGGTGCCGAAATACACGCCGCCCGGATCGAGCGAGTCCACGGCCATCGCGTCGCGCAACACATTGACGTAGCAGTCGCGTTGCGGCAAGCCTTTCGTGAGCGCCTCCCACTCGTTTCCGCCCGAGCGGCTGCGATACACGCGCAGCTTGCCGTCGGGTGGATAGTGCTCGGAGTCGCTCTTGATCGGGACGACGTAGATGGTGTTCGGCTCGTGCGCATGAACTTCGACCGGGAACCCGAAGTCGCTCGGCAAATTCCCGCTGATTTTGTGCCACGATTCCCCGGCGTCGTCGCTGCGCATGACGTTCCAGTGCAACTGCATGTACAGCACATTCGGGCGTGAGCGGTGCATCGCGATGCGGTGAACACAGTAGCCGACTTCGGCGTTCGGGTCGGGCAGATATTGGGACTTCAGTCCACGGTTGGTCGGCCGCCACGTGTGGCCGGCGTCATCGGTCCGGAACACGCCCGCCGCCGAGATGGCGATGAAGATGCGCCCGGGAATGCTCGGATCGAGAATGATCGTGTGCAGGCCCATCCCGCCGGCGCCGGGCTGCCATTTGGGTCCTGATTCGTGGCCGCGCAGGCCGGGGAGTTCCTGCCACGTCTGTCCGCCATCGGTCGTGCGAAACAGGGCGGCGTCCTCCACCCCGGCATAAACGGTGTCCGGATCGGTCAGCGATGGTTCGAGATGCCAGACTCGCTTGAACTCCCAAGGGTGCGGCGTGCCGTCATACCACAGATGAGTGCCGGGAACGCCGTCGTACACGAACTTGTTGCCCACGGGCTCCCACGTCTTGCCGCTGTCGTTGGAGCGCTGGATCACCTGCCCGAACCAGCCGCTGGACTGCGACGCGTACAGCCGGTTCGAGTCAACGGGCGAGCCCTTCAGATGGTAGATCTCCCAGCCGCCGAAGTGGGGACCGCTGACATCCCATTTCTCGCGCTTGCCGTCCGATGTCAGGACGAACGCGCCCTTTCGTGTACCCACCAGAACTCGTACTCTGCTCATCGCTTTACCTTCCTCGACCCGGCAGGAAAGCCGTTGGCATCGGTGAAGTAAAAGTTGATGGTTGCGGTTGAGTCATTCGGGTTGACAATCGCCAGCCCGGCGTCCACGCCACCGCCGATTTCAGCATAAATCCGGCCCGCGGTCAGTGCCGCCGTGGCTGGAACACCTGTTTCGCTCACCAGAGCGTTGGCCTGGCGCAGACCGAAAATGGCGACGCCTGAGGGCGTTGTGCTCCCGATGTTGGGTTGGATGTTCGCGTAGCCGCTTAGCGTGGAACTGGAGTCTCCCTGGGTCGTGCGTGTGAACCCTCCGCGGTCCGGGAGGGCAAACGTCATAGTATCGGAATTGGCAGCAATCACGGCAAAGCAGACCAGACAAGAGGTCCTTGGGAGAGAATTCAACCAACCCATGGTTGCAATTCCTCGATTTGTTCCAAGCTCGATTTGTTCCAAGAGAGATGCATGTGCCCACACCCGACTATTTTAAAGGTAACATGACCCAGGGGGGTGATCAACGTCCCATGGCTTGATCCGGCAGTGATTGAGTCAAGGTCAGCTTGCTTTGAATAGAAGCTGAACCTGCTCGATTTGCTTGGAATGTCTGCTGAAATCTGCACGGCTGCATAGGGTAAGGGTCTAAGTGCGTTTTCTAGGGCTTGGGATGCATCACAGGTTCAGGCGCAGGCCGAAGCGGATGGCGCGCGGGTTCTGAATCTCCACTGGTGTGCGCGACGTAAAGAGGGGCCCGGAAATGTCGTACTCGCGGAGATTCCGGTTCGAGTTGAGCAGGTTGAATGCATCGACCATGGCCGAAACCCGGAACCGACCGAGGGCGAAGTCGCGCGCCAGACGCTGGTCGAACGAGAGATCGAATTGGGTGCGAAATCCCCCGGGTTCGCCGCGCGGCGTCGCCAGGATATAGAACGGCCCCTGGTTGAAGCCGGTGATGATGAGCTTGCGGCCGAAAGGCAGACCGTCCGCATACCGGATTGCCGAGCCGGAGTAGAAACCGAAAGGAAGGCGCACGTAGGAAGCAACTTTGCCCACGTAAGCGCGATCGAAGAAGGTGCGCCCGCGCGCGTTCAAAAGGTTGTTGGGGTTGTCGAACAGACCGCCGATGATCCCGGGATCATTCTCGAACTCGGTGTTTCCGGGATTGGTGGTCCCGATGGCCTTATAGGCAGTGAAGGAAGCGGAAAAGAAGCCGCGTTGGGCAAATTCCCAG
This is a stretch of genomic DNA from Terriglobia bacterium. It encodes these proteins:
- a CDS encoding ABC transporter permease, producing MTGIVVGVGAVILMVSTGRGAEKRILDRIGKLGTNLIVVNAAPARLMIGRQRTVATVTTLTAEDGRAIGEECPHVIAAAPAVGKSLVVRWESNNTTTAVTGMAAEGFRIRNIPFASGRPFDADEDRTRRRVAVIGPTVAKNIFGSSDPVGQQIRIGRVPFEVIGITRPRGIDANGMDQDDIVLVPLETAMRRLFNVPYIQTIYIQARGSQWMNQVEREVQALLRERQHLTEGRPDTFTIQNQTTLLKTERDTARAMTLLIGSVAGIALLVGGVGILAVMLISVRERTREIGLRRALGARPHDITVQFLVEAALLSGIGGILGVWAGIAATRVAAVFGFWETLISWPAAAIAFAFSITVGVIFGIYPALRASRLEPIQALKSE
- a CDS encoding DUF421 domain-containing protein; amino-acid sequence: MWNDMFTLGVPVAEKVLRPVLVYVFLIVGLRLSGKRELAQLNPFDLVVLLTLSNTVQNAIIGNDNSVAGGLIGAATLLLLNYVVVRFLFTHQKLDRLVEGESDVLIEGGVIHEERMKQELLTRAELETAAHRQGFSGLQEIERAVIDPGGTIFFIGRKPSPEELQQKALTDRLDAITRQLTEIRERLIAHP
- a CDS encoding MoaD/ThiS family protein, yielding MIRVVLPFHLRTLARLDGEVKLEVTGPVTQRSVLDALEARYPVLRGTIRDHVTQKRRPFLRLYACEQDLSNELPDTPLPDAVATGAEPFLIFGAIAGG
- a CDS encoding exo-alpha-sialidase, whose product is MSRVRVLVGTRKGAFVLTSDGKREKWDVSGPHFGGWEIYHLKGSPVDSNRLYASQSSGWFGQVIQRSNDSGKTWEPVGNKFVYDGVPGTHLWYDGTPHPWEFKRVWHLEPSLTDPDTVYAGVEDAALFRTTDGGQTWQELPGLRGHESGPKWQPGAGGMGLHTIILDPSIPGRIFIAISAAGVFRTDDAGHTWRPTNRGLKSQYLPDPNAEVGYCVHRIAMHRSRPNVLYMQLHWNVMRSDDAGESWHKISGNLPSDFGFPVEVHAHEPNTIYVVPIKSDSEHYPPDGKLRVYRSRSGGNEWEALTKGLPQRDCYVNVLRDAMAVDSLDPGGVYFGTTGGQVYASNNAGDNWAPIVRDLPAVLSVEVQTLP